One Campylobacter sputorum subsp. sputorum DNA segment encodes these proteins:
- a CDS encoding cache domain-containing protein, with translation MCGVINIDNLFKKLKDINPPKYFYYFIVDEFNTILAKQNDQKLMAEISKTCKNLEANVTTFQLGDDIIKLSPIKRFDWKIRCWR, from the coding sequence ATGTGTGGCGTTATAAACATAGATAATCTTTTTAAAAAACTAAAAGATATAAACCCGCCAAAGTATTTTTATTATTTTATAGTTGATGAGTTTAATACTATTTTAGCCAAACAAAATGATCAAAAACTAATGGCTGAAATTTCAAAAACTTGTAAAAATCTAGAAGCCAACGTAACAACATTCCAACTTGGTGATGATATAATAAAACTAAGTCCTATAAAAAGATTTGATTGGAAAATAAGGTGTTGGCGTTGA
- a CDS encoding ATP-binding protein has product MCIFVFFVVLNLIYGFLIRKNNKKTEEMELLLARKSRLNEIGSLITGINHQLKQPLNSLNLAISNSELLLQKNPIDIEMLLKNMSICKNQINLMNKTINIFRSFYSPNEDISEFCLNETIKSIIYTTNSQFFKYNITVKFEEKSKIFANSIENFIQQILLVLLQNSKDAILEKKDIVDKNIYINIEKFDKDVIISISDFGIEIDARQAKNIFNASKTSSKKLGFGFGLYFSKILSTKKLDGDLVLENHKNPTKFSLKIPLDIRK; this is encoded by the coding sequence ATGTGTATTTTTGTATTTTTTGTGGTTTTAAATTTGATATATGGATTTTTAATACGAAAAAACAATAAAAAAACAGAAGAAATGGAACTTCTTTTAGCCAGAAAATCTAGATTAAATGAAATTGGCTCCCTTATAACCGGTATAAACCATCAATTAAAACAGCCTCTAAACTCACTAAATTTAGCTATATCAAACTCAGAATTATTATTACAAAAAAATCCTATAGATATTGAAATGCTTCTTAAAAATATGTCGATTTGTAAAAATCAAATTAATTTAATGAATAAAACTATAAATATTTTCAGAAGCTTTTACTCTCCAAATGAAGATATAAGCGAATTTTGCTTAAATGAAACCATAAAATCTATTATTTACACTACAAATTCACAATTTTTCAAATATAATATAACCGTAAAATTTGAAGAAAAAAGTAAAATTTTTGCAAATAGTATAGAAAATTTTATACAGCAAATTTTACTAGTTTTACTTCAAAATTCAAAAGACGCCATATTAGAAAAAAAAGATATAGTAGATAAAAACATATATATTAATATAGAAAAATTTGATAAAGATGTGATAATATCAATTAGTGATTTTGGAATCGAGATAGATGCTAGACAAGCAAAAAATATATTTAATGCAAGCAAAACTTCATCAAAAAAACTTGGATTTGGCTTTGGGCTTTATTTTTCTAAAATTTTAAGCACAAAAAAACTAGACGGTGATCTTGTATTGGAAAATCATAAAAATCCGACCAAATTTAGCCTTAAAATACCACTAGATATAAGGAAATAA
- a CDS encoding response regulator transcription factor, whose protein sequence is MHNSTLNLLKKFRILIVEDDPITLEMISFGLKEHFELYVAKDGLEGFEIFKKHNVDMILTDIHMPNLNELEMIKLILQIKPNQNFIVMTSYDSDKNLLDSIKCGALNFIPKPLDIPTLQRFLLLSLTNLKDELKQISPRVSVNFINEAIFLDNKPIFLSAKNHKIFWLLVYNLDKIVSYEVIEDYIYDGENFSKSALYMSIKRLKYELNDLNIENIHSSGYILKTSI, encoded by the coding sequence ATGCATAACTCAACACTTAATTTACTTAAAAAATTTAGAATTTTAATAGTAGAAGATGATCCTATTACTCTAGAAATGATTTCTTTTGGATTAAAAGAACATTTTGAGCTTTATGTAGCAAAAGATGGTCTAGAGGGTTTTGAGATATTTAAAAAACATAATGTTGATATGATTTTAACAGATATTCATATGCCAAATTTAAATGAGCTTGAGATGATAAAACTTATATTGCAAATCAAACCAAATCAAAACTTTATAGTCATGACATCTTATGATAGTGATAAAAATTTACTTGATAGCATAAAATGTGGTGCATTAAATTTTATACCAAAACCTCTTGATATCCCTACATTGCAACGCTTCTTACTCTTGAGTTTAACAAATCTAAAAGATGAATTAAAACAAATTAGCCCAAGAGTAAGTGTAAATTTTATAAATGAAGCTATTTTTTTAGATAATAAACCTATATTTTTAAGTGCTAAAAATCATAAAATTTTCTGGCTTCTAGTTTATAATCTAGACAAAATAGTAAGTTATGAAGTTATAGAAGATTACATTTATGATGGTGAAAACTTTAGCAAAAGTGCTCTTTATATGTCTATAAAAAGACTAAAATACGAACTAAATGATTTAAATATAGAAAATATTCATTCAAGTGGATATATATTAAAGACAAGTATTTAA
- the dsbI gene encoding protein-disulfide oxidoreductase DsbI, protein MSLWSDFKSSPIDTMSRWQDQRFLWILMVVAMGGLVILAHSFFQNYLYMLPCEQCVYIRFSMIVMALGGIIAAINPKNIVLKIIGYVFGLYGAIIGIGYSVKLHAIHEAVHGDDPFGVQGCSTDPSFPFGLPLAQWAPDWFKPTGDCGYDSPVVPDGAQLDAIQTFFTNFYADGWYLIPSAKFLDMAQCTLMAYVVATALLVAMLGSWIITSIKNKAA, encoded by the coding sequence ATGAGTTTATGGAGTGATTTTAAAAGTTCGCCTATTGACACTATGTCAAGATGGCAAGATCAAAGATTTTTATGGATATTGATGGTAGTTGCTATGGGTGGGTTAGTTATATTAGCCCATAGCTTCTTTCAAAATTATCTGTATATGTTGCCATGCGAACAGTGTGTGTATATAAGATTTTCAATGATTGTAATGGCTCTTGGTGGTATAATAGCAGCTATTAATCCAAAAAATATAGTTCTTAAAATAATAGGATATGTTTTTGGTTTATATGGAGCTATCATAGGTATAGGCTATAGTGTTAAACTTCATGCTATTCATGAAGCAGTTCATGGTGATGATCCTTTTGGTGTTCAAGGTTGCTCAACTGATCCTAGTTTCCCGTTTGGTCTTCCTTTAGCACAGTGGGCACCAGACTGGTTTAAACCAACAGGAGATTGTGGTTATGATTCTCCAGTTGTTCCAGATGGCGCACAGCTTGATGCAATTCAGACATTTTTTACAAATTTCTATGCTGATGGTTGGTATTTGATTCCATCTGCTAAATTTTTAGATATGGCACAATGTACACTTATGGCGTATGTTGTAGCTACTGCTCTTTTGGTAGCTATGCTTGGATCATGGATTATAACATCTATAAAAAATAAAGCTGCTTAA
- a CDS encoding thiol:disulfide interchange protein DsbA/DsbL: MMFLKTFTKSLVVLAMLTGISASAAVVEGTDYVKLEKPIANAEGTVIKVFSYDCPFCYKYDKAVTKPVMKKVPEMKFVPYHLATKGVFGKYGSEILAVMIAKDQAAGIDLLDDNSNFKKVKFALYKAYHDKKEKWGNDASKPENVEAFYKTALEPVGMTKADVDAAVKDQKVQDILNKWGMDQNSDSYMVAKIQGVPAFVVDGKYLIYTKSIKGIDQMANTIKELHNLK; the protein is encoded by the coding sequence ATAATGTTTTTAAAAACTTTTACAAAGTCTTTAGTAGTTTTAGCTATGCTAACAGGAATCAGTGCAAGTGCAGCTGTAGTAGAGGGTACAGATTATGTTAAACTCGAAAAACCTATTGCTAATGCAGAAGGTACAGTTATAAAAGTATTTAGTTATGATTGTCCATTTTGCTATAAATATGACAAAGCTGTAACAAAACCTGTTATGAAAAAAGTACCAGAGATGAAATTTGTTCCATATCATTTAGCTACAAAAGGTGTTTTTGGTAAATACGGTAGCGAAATTCTAGCAGTTATGATTGCAAAAGATCAAGCAGCTGGTATTGATTTACTAGATGATAATTCAAATTTCAAAAAAGTAAAATTTGCTCTATATAAAGCTTATCATGACAAAAAAGAAAAATGGGGTAATGATGCTAGTAAACCTGAAAATGTTGAAGCATTTTATAAAACTGCACTTGAGCCAGTTGGTATGACTAAAGCAGATGTTGATGCAGCAGTTAAAGATCAAAAAGTTCAAGACATATTAAATAAATGGGGTATGGATCAAAATAGTGATTCTTATATGGTTGCTAAAATTCAAGGTGTTCCAGCATTTGTTGTTGATGGAAAATACCTTATCTATACAAAATCAATCAAAGGTATAGATCAAATGGCTAATACTATAAAAGAGCTTCATAATTTAAAATAA
- a CDS encoding tetratricopeptide repeat protein yields MATTSLFSAEVSVFDAGNLDASNPYGLTKNEQVLLNNKNKVEKLNQNFGSTEAKLNNAIERIEGLQSIVEGNNAQIGRIEQRLNMLESGGANGGDSANSDLRKYVEESRAIQEKNNNEIKKVLAELSTLIDSINSNYVSKSDLSKMNLKDTTKDTTSKKKEPETKVETTSSNSDFTSKSPADILKEASNMYKSKDYSGAKARYEYLISINHRPAEATFMLGEIEYFNKSYSSAIEYYQKSIAIYDKANYTPKLLYHTAISFDKVGDKNSADKFYKFLKSTYPNSEEAKVSPNR; encoded by the coding sequence ATGGCTACCACTTCACTATTTTCTGCAGAAGTTTCAGTATTTGATGCTGGAAATTTAGATGCTTCTAATCCTTACGGTCTTACAAAAAATGAGCAAGTTTTATTAAATAATAAAAACAAAGTAGAAAAACTAAATCAAAATTTTGGAAGCACAGAAGCAAAACTAAATAATGCTATAGAACGTATAGAGGGTCTTCAAAGTATTGTAGAGGGCAATAATGCTCAAATAGGCAGAATAGAACAAAGACTTAATATGCTAGAAAGTGGTGGTGCAAACGGAGGAGACTCTGCTAATAGCGATCTTAGAAAGTATGTAGAAGAAAGTAGAGCTATACAAGAAAAAAATAATAATGAGATAAAAAAAGTTTTAGCCGAGTTAAGTACCTTGATAGATTCTATTAATTCAAACTATGTATCAAAAAGTGATTTATCTAAAATGAATTTAAAAGATACCACTAAAGATACAACTTCAAAGAAAAAAGAACCAGAAACTAAAGTAGAAACAACTTCATCAAATTCTGATTTTACTTCAAAATCTCCAGCCGATATTTTAAAAGAAGCATCTAATATGTATAAAAGCAAAGATTACTCAGGTGCTAAAGCAAGATATGAGTATCTTATAAGTATCAATCACCGACCAGCTGAAGCGACATTTATGCTTGGTGAAATTGAGTATTTTAACAAATCCTACTCATCTGCTATAGAGTACTATCAAAAAAGTATAGCTATATATGATAAAGCAAACTATACTCCTAAATTACTATATCATACTGCAATTAGTTTTGATAAAGTTGGCGACAAAAATAGTGCCGATAAATTTTATAAATTTCTAAAAAGTACTTACCCAAATTCAGAAGAAGCGAAAGTTTCACCTAATCGTTAA
- a CDS encoding OmpA family protein — translation MKKIFLVSVAAAAILFSGCSQKSPEVDTSASSQGVSNDYSGSRDTMSEADRLNALIAQLNSQIKTVYFDFDKFNIKSDMQPVVATNADLLSSSDASSLSIKLEGNCDEWGTDEYNYALGLKRAKAVKDALSSRGINADRISIVSNGKSNPVCTERSKSCDSQNRRADFTLLP, via the coding sequence ATGAAAAAAATATTTTTAGTTTCAGTAGCAGCAGCTGCTATTTTATTTAGTGGTTGTAGCCAAAAAAGCCCAGAAGTTGACACAAGTGCAAGTTCACAAGGTGTAAGTAACGATTATTCTGGTAGTAGAGATACAATGAGTGAAGCAGACAGACTTAATGCTCTTATAGCTCAACTTAATTCACAAATCAAAACAGTATATTTTGATTTTGATAAATTTAATATCAAAAGTGATATGCAACCAGTTGTAGCAACAAATGCTGATCTTCTTTCATCTTCAGATGCAAGTAGCTTATCTATAAAATTAGAAGGAAACTGCGATGAGTGGGGAACAGATGAATACAACTATGCACTTGGATTAAAAAGAGCAAAAGCTGTTAAAGATGCACTTTCTAGCCGTGGTATAAATGCAGATAGAATTTCTATCGTTAGCAATGGTAAGAGCAACCCAGTTTGTACTGAGAGATCAAAATCTTGCGATTCTCAAAACAGACGTGCAGATTTTACACTTCTTCCATAA
- the tolB gene encoding Tol-Pal system protein TolB, translating into MKKIFLVMVMVINLFAVDATMSIVNQGVVLPKIVVQDATTEVSDEALKQKFFKLVVGDLKVGATFEVLDEYITSSYAGNPVSNVMSEKGAQIIYRYALQGSKNSSLKLNVKIIDPKKAQVRYEKVYDISNGEKYPYLAHKSVMDLIDNLGMSPVKWMANSIIFAREVSPMRSEIIIADYTLTYQKTILRDGLNVFPKWANNEQSAFYYTKYNKANLSIYRYDLNSGKNTKIIDGDGMLVASDVSEDGSKLLLTIAPHDQPDIYLYDLRSKNLKQLTDYKGIDVNGNFVDNDSRIVFVSDRLGYPNIYSQGINDKAVEQMVYQGRNNNSVSTYKNYIVYSSREDSIGQFGTRDFNLYLISTQTNYVRQLTSGGKNNFPRFSSDGGSIIFIKDMGGQTAVGIIRVNENKSFQFPLKIGRIQSVDW; encoded by the coding sequence ATGAAAAAAATTTTCTTAGTAATGGTTATGGTGATTAATTTATTTGCAGTAGATGCTACTATGTCAATAGTTAATCAGGGTGTAGTTTTGCCAAAAATAGTTGTTCAAGATGCGACAACAGAAGTCAGCGATGAAGCGTTAAAACAGAAGTTTTTTAAGCTAGTTGTAGGAGACTTAAAAGTTGGAGCTACTTTTGAAGTTTTAGATGAGTATATAACAAGTAGTTATGCTGGTAATCCTGTTAGTAATGTTATGAGCGAAAAAGGTGCACAAATTATATATAGATATGCACTACAAGGCTCAAAAAATTCTAGCTTAAAATTAAATGTAAAAATAATAGATCCAAAAAAAGCTCAGGTTAGATATGAAAAAGTGTATGATATATCAAATGGCGAAAAATACCCATATCTAGCACATAAAAGTGTTATGGATCTTATAGATAATCTTGGAATGTCTCCAGTAAAATGGATGGCTAATTCTATAATTTTTGCAAGGGAAGTTTCTCCTATGAGAAGTGAAATTATAATAGCTGATTATACTCTTACATATCAAAAAACTATATTGAGAGATGGTCTTAATGTATTTCCAAAATGGGCAAACAATGAGCAAAGTGCATTTTATTATACTAAATATAATAAAGCAAATTTGTCTATTTATAGATATGATTTAAATAGTGGCAAAAATACAAAAATAATAGATGGGGATGGTATGCTTGTTGCTTCTGATGTGAGTGAAGATGGATCAAAACTTCTTTTAACCATAGCTCCACATGATCAACCAGATATCTATCTATATGATTTAAGAAGTAAGAATTTAAAACAATTAACTGATTATAAAGGTATTGATGTTAATGGAAATTTTGTTGATAATGATTCAAGAATAGTTTTTGTAAGTGATAGGCTAGGATATCCAAATATATACTCTCAAGGCATTAATGATAAAGCAGTAGAGCAGATGGTTTATCAAGGTAGAAACAATAACTCAGTAAGTACATATAAAAACTATATAGTATATTCTAGTAGAGAAGATAGTATAGGTCAATTTGGTACTAGGGATTTTAATTTATATCTAATATCAACACAAACAAATTATGTTAGACAATTGACATCTGGTGGTAAAAATAACTTTCCAAGATTTTCTAGCGACGGCGGAAGCATAATCTTTATAAAAGATATGGGTGGACAGACAGCTGTTGGTATAATAAGAGTAAATGAAAATAAAAGTTTTCAATTTCCTTTAAAAATTGGTAGAATTCAATCAGTAGATTGGTAG
- a CDS encoding TonB C-terminal domain-containing protein, which yields MVKNDNSVKYPVFSSFFFSFFIYLTLLLLLFFKITQYKEEAKKYTDSLDAFMDVVVIDSQIESNTPKAPKPKEEKLVEEKPVEAQKIDEVVKEQTTMKEPKPQKEIKEVKEVKKELPPPPKPKEEPNIQDLFKAVDTSKIKDTKTQKKEVTKKEEVLSPQKVQSRKKSDNDTTTTKKSASDLVKGLEIDQVAKSPKAQSTGIYDPFYGAITRILEQHWRVYRAQTDNTAEVEINIDKYGKFSYNIVGLSPDNEFNQKVKKFLADMQNVTFPPAPAGKDNVIKVVLEDKTVTE from the coding sequence ATGGTTAAAAATGATAATAGTGTAAAATATCCAGTTTTTAGCTCTTTTTTCTTTTCTTTTTTTATATATTTAACTCTTTTGTTGTTACTTTTTTTTAAAATAACACAATATAAAGAAGAGGCAAAAAAATATACAGACTCATTGGATGCTTTTATGGATGTTGTTGTAATTGATAGCCAAATAGAATCAAATACACCAAAAGCACCAAAACCAAAAGAGGAAAAGCTAGTTGAAGAAAAACCAGTTGAGGCTCAAAAAATAGATGAAGTGGTAAAAGAACAAACTACTATGAAAGAACCTAAACCTCAAAAAGAAATTAAAGAAGTAAAAGAGGTTAAAAAAGAACTACCACCCCCACCAAAGCCAAAGGAAGAACCAAATATTCAAGATTTGTTTAAAGCGGTAGATACATCCAAGATAAAAGATACAAAAACACAAAAGAAAGAAGTTACTAAAAAAGAAGAGGTTTTATCGCCACAAAAAGTTCAAAGTAGAAAAAAGAGTGATAATGATACTACAACTACTAAAAAGTCTGCAAGCGATCTTGTAAAAGGTCTAGAAATAGATCAAGTTGCAAAGTCGCCAAAGGCACAGAGCACTGGTATATATGATCCTTTTTATGGAGCAATTACAAGGATACTTGAACAACATTGGAGGGTTTATCGTGCACAAACAGATAATACAGCAGAGGTTGAAATAAATATAGATAAATATGGTAAATTCAGCTACAATATAGTAGGATTATCTCCTGATAATGAATTTAACCAAAAGGTTAAAAAATTCTTAGCAGATATGCAAAATGTTACATTTCCTCCAGCTCCAGCTGGTAAGGACAATGTTATTAAAGTAGTTTTAGAAGATAAAACAGTAACGGAGTGA
- a CDS encoding biopolymer transporter ExbD — protein MTTFEEDSPELNITPLVDIMLVLLAILMVTAPTLVYEEHITLPDGSKSTANQSKSKDLVIRVDVNKKVYIDQSTMSIMELPDNIMLLSSKYDKESPVYIKADKNLLYDDVMFVLKSVKNAGFTKVALQTNG, from the coding sequence ATGACTACATTTGAGGAAGATTCACCAGAGTTAAATATAACTCCGCTTGTTGATATAATGCTAGTTTTATTAGCAATACTTATGGTTACGGCTCCTACTTTGGTTTATGAAGAACACATTACTTTGCCAGATGGTTCAAAAAGCACTGCAAACCAAAGCAAGTCTAAGGATTTAGTTATTAGAGTTGATGTCAATAAAAAGGTTTATATAGACCAAAGCACAATGTCTATAATGGAACTCCCCGATAATATAATGCTTTTATCTTCAAAATATGATAAAGAATCACCCGTTTATATAAAAGCGGATAAAAATTTATTATATGATGATGTTATGTTTGTATTAAAAAGTGTTAAAAATGCTGGCTTTACAAAGGTAGCTTTACAAACAAATGGTTAA
- a CDS encoding MotA/TolQ/ExbB proton channel family protein produces MGGLDIFFDYFLRSSFITIFVLTWLSIYFIVSFTILISRLIGLKKWISDEQSALESLLMGSKVVPINTILKKCTSGKIAKEKLNICISKAQKNSTSGLTWLSIIASTSPFIGLFGTVVSILETFSKLGQSGGSISVIAPAISEALVATGCGIFVAIPAYTFHLILKRKSYELMYVINNEADIILANSKED; encoded by the coding sequence GTGGGTGGCTTAGATATATTTTTTGATTACTTTTTAAGAAGTAGTTTTATAACTATTTTTGTCTTAACATGGTTGTCTATATATTTTATTGTAAGTTTTACTATACTTATATCTAGACTAATTGGGCTTAAAAAATGGATTAGCGATGAACAAAGTGCCTTAGAATCCCTTTTGATGGGAAGTAAGGTTGTTCCTATTAATACTATATTAAAAAAATGTACTTCTGGTAAGATTGCAAAAGAAAAATTAAATATTTGTATAAGTAAAGCCCAAAAAAACTCCACAAGTGGATTAACTTGGCTTAGTATTATAGCTTCTACATCACCTTTTATAGGGCTTTTTGGCACTGTTGTTTCTATATTAGAAACTTTTTCTAAATTAGGACAAAGCGGCGGTTCTATAAGTGTAATAGCACCAGCTATTAGCGAGGCATTGGTTGCAACCGGATGTGGTATTTTCGTTGCTATTCCTGCTTATACTTTTCATCTTATACTTAAGAGAAAGTCATATGAACTTATGTATGTTATAAATAATGAAGCAGATATCATTTTGGCTAACTCCAAAGAGGATTAA
- the atpC gene encoding ATP synthase F1 subunit epsilon, which produces MDTLKLEIVTPDGMIFSNDVKSVVIPGAEGELGILPRHASLITLLKAGAIVIEDINGSHEVVAINWGYAKIDENHVSILADGTVYVSGNNDSELAKSLEDAKELISSMSSDSVAMASTMSKIDSIVRKH; this is translated from the coding sequence ATGGATACATTAAAATTAGAAATTGTAACTCCTGATGGTATGATATTTTCAAATGATGTAAAATCGGTAGTTATTCCTGGAGCAGAGGGTGAGCTAGGTATTTTACCTAGACACGCTTCTTTGATAACGCTTCTTAAAGCAGGGGCAATAGTTATAGAAGATATAAACGGTTCTCATGAAGTTGTTGCTATAAACTGGGGATATGCCAAAATAGATGAAAATCATGTTAGCATATTAGCAGATGGAACTGTTTATGTTTCTGGAAATAACGATAGTGAGCTCGCAAAATCTTTAGAAGATGCAAAAGAACTTATAAGTAGTATGAGTAGTGATAGCGTAGCCATGGCTTCAACTATGTCAAAAATAGATAGCATAGTGAGAAAACATTAG
- the atpD gene encoding F0F1 ATP synthase subunit beta, protein MKGIISQVMGPVVDVDFNDYLPKINEAIEVNYELDGKKIRLILEVAGHLGDNRARTIAMDMSDGLQRGLEVTALGAPITVPVGDKVLGRMFNVVGDLIDEGEVTDFDKRWAIHRDPPSFEDQSTKSEIFETGIKVVDLLAPYAKGGKVGLFGGAGVGKTVIIMELIHNVAFKHSGYSIFAGVGERTREGNDLYNEMKESGVLDKVALCYGQMNEPPGARNRIALTGLTMAEYFRDEMGLDVLMFIDNIFRFSQSGSEMSALLGRIPSAVGYQPTLASEMGKLQERITSTKKGSITSVQAVYVPADDLTDPAPATVFAHLDATTVLNRSIAEKGIYPAVDPLDSTSRMLDPQIVGTDHYNIARGVQQVLQKYKDLQDIIAILGMDELSEEDKLIVDRARKIEKYLSQPFFVAEVFTGSPGKYITLQETIEGFKGILEGKYDDLPENAFYMVGNIDEVIAKAEKIKQA, encoded by the coding sequence ATGAAAGGAATAATCAGTCAGGTTATGGGACCTGTTGTAGATGTTGATTTTAATGATTATCTGCCTAAAATTAACGAAGCAATAGAAGTTAATTATGAATTAGATGGTAAAAAAATAAGACTTATTCTTGAAGTAGCTGGACATCTTGGCGATAATAGAGCAAGAACCATTGCTATGGATATGAGTGATGGTTTACAAAGAGGATTAGAAGTTACGGCTCTTGGTGCTCCTATAACAGTTCCTGTTGGAGATAAAGTTTTAGGTAGAATGTTTAATGTTGTAGGTGACTTAATAGATGAAGGTGAAGTAACAGATTTTGATAAAAGATGGGCTATCCATAGAGATCCTCCTTCGTTTGAAGATCAAAGTACAAAAAGTGAAATTTTTGAAACAGGTATAAAAGTAGTTGATCTTCTTGCACCTTATGCAAAAGGTGGTAAAGTTGGCTTATTTGGTGGTGCTGGCGTTGGAAAAACAGTTATCATAATGGAGCTTATACATAATGTTGCATTTAAACACAGCGGTTATTCAATTTTTGCCGGTGTTGGAGAGAGAACAAGAGAGGGAAATGATCTTTATAATGAGATGAAAGAGTCTGGTGTTTTGGATAAAGTTGCCTTATGTTATGGACAAATGAATGAACCACCAGGAGCAAGAAACCGTATAGCATTAACAGGTCTTACAATGGCTGAATATTTCCGTGATGAAATGGGGCTTGATGTGTTGATGTTTATAGATAATATTTTTAGATTTTCTCAATCAGGTTCTGAAATGTCAGCGCTGCTTGGTAGAATTCCATCTGCTGTTGGTTATCAACCAACATTAGCAAGTGAGATGGGAAAACTTCAAGAAAGAATTACTTCCACTAAAAAAGGCTCAATAACATCTGTTCAAGCTGTTTATGTGCCAGCGGACGATTTAACTGATCCTGCACCTGCAACAGTTTTTGCTCATCTTGATGCGACAACGGTTTTAAATAGAAGTATAGCTGAAAAAGGTATTTATCCAGCTGTTGATCCGCTTGATTCAACTTCAAGAATGTTGGATCCGCAAATTGTTGGCACAGATCATTACAATATTGCTCGTGGCGTTCAACAAGTATTGCAAAAATATAAAGATTTGCAAGATATAATAGCAATTCTTGGTATGGATGAATTAAGCGAAGAAGATAAACTTATAGTTGATAGAGCTAGAAAAATAGAAAAATATTTATCGCAACCTTTCTTTGTTGCTGAAGTTTTTACAGGCAGTCCTGGAAAATACATAACACTACAAGAGACTATAGAAGGCTTTAAAGGTATTTTAGAAGGAAAATACGACGATTTACCTGAAAATGCTTTTTATATGGTTGGAAATATAGATGAGGTTATAGCTAAGGCTGAAAAAATTAAACAAGCTTAA
- the atpG gene encoding ATP synthase F1 subunit gamma — protein sequence MSNLKEIKNKIVSVKNTEKTTKAMKLVSNVKLKKAKEAARKSSAYAIKINEILSEISYELKQNAISLNESNFFNASKEVTKVDIIFVTSDKGLCGGFNMNTIKTVKELINEYKTKQVKIRLRAVGKKGIEYFKFQGVDLLKTYVGVSSSPNYEKAIEIINDAINDFEKGLTDKVILVHNGYKSMIAQQIRINDIVPIEPISASDIVNKSTSLLEIEAEDKNALMTELIKKYFEYSMYFSLIDSLAAEHSARMQAMDSATSNAKQRVFELNLEYNKARQSSITTELTEIISGVESMK from the coding sequence ATGTCAAATTTAAAAGAGATTAAAAACAAGATAGTCAGTGTTAAAAATACCGAAAAGACAACTAAGGCTATGAAACTTGTTTCTAATGTTAAACTCAAAAAAGCTAAAGAAGCGGCTAGAAAATCTAGTGCTTATGCTATTAAAATAAACGAGATTTTAAGCGAAATATCATATGAATTAAAACAAAATGCGATTTCACTTAATGAAAGTAATTTTTTTAATGCAAGCAAAGAGGTAACAAAGGTGGATATTATTTTTGTTACTTCCGATAAAGGTCTTTGTGGCGGCTTTAATATGAATACTATTAAAACCGTAAAAGAACTTATAAATGAGTATAAAACCAAACAAGTAAAAATAAGACTTAGAGCTGTTGGAAAAAAAGGTATAGAATATTTTAAATTTCAAGGCGTAGATCTTTTAAAAACATATGTCGGGGTTAGCTCTTCGCCTAATTATGAAAAAGCTATAGAGATTATAAATGATGCTATTAATGATTTTGAAAAAGGTTTAACAGATAAAGTTATTTTGGTCCATAACGGATATAAGAGCATGATAGCTCAGCAAATTAGAATCAACGATATAGTTCCTATAGAACCTATATCAGCATCTGATATTGTAAATAAATCTACTTCACTTCTTGAAATAGAAGCTGAAGATAAAAATGCACTTATGACAGAACTAATTAAGAAGTATTTTGAATATAGCATGTATTTTTCATTAATAGACAGCTTGGCAGCTGAACATAGTGCTAGAATGCAAGCTATGGATAGTGCTACAAGTAATGCAAAACAGAGAGTTTTTGAACTAAATTTAGAATATAACAAAGCTAGACAAAGTTCTATTACTACAGAGCTTACTGAGATTATCAGTGGCGTTGAATCAATGAAATAA